The following coding sequences lie in one Danio rerio strain Tuebingen ecotype United States chromosome 3, GRCz12tu, whole genome shotgun sequence genomic window:
- the zgc:173517 gene encoding uncharacterized protein isoform X1: MEDTHRHEKMSEKTDSLKRKDKERVTCTQCGKSLTNKQSLKSHMRIHTGEKPFTCTQCGKTFLRASHLKSHLRVHTKEKPYPCSVCGKSFKHQRSLRNHQKIHTGVGEYKCFECEKTFCTAESLKIHKRIHTGEKPYICSLCNNRFNQFAHMKTHARVHTGEKPYKCSHCDKRFSDSGNLRQHEKIHTGEKPYKCSHCDTRFRQLGGLKTHERIHTGEKTHKCDQCGKTFLRASQLKSHLRVHTKKKLYPCSVCGKNFTRQESLRNHQKIHTGVGEYRCFECNKSFCRAENLKIHARVHTGEKPYKCSHCDKKFSDSGNLRRHEKIHTGEKPYKCSHCDTRFRQLGGLKTHERTHTGEKP, from the coding sequence ATGGAGGACACACACCGTCATGAGAAAATGAGTGAAAAAACTGACTCACTGAAGAGAAAAGACAAAGAACgtgtcacctgcactcagtgtggaaagagtctaaCGAACAAACAAAGTCTCAAGagtcacatgaggatccacactggagagaaaccattcacatgcactcagtgtggaaaaacatttttaagggcTTCGCACCTGAAGAGCCACCTTAGAGTTCATACAAAGGAGAAGCCTTATCCATGCTCTgtttgtggaaagagtttcaaacATCAACGTAGTTTAAGAAatcatcagaagatccacaccggTGTGGGAGAGTAcaagtgctttgagtgtgagaagacctTTTGTACAGCTGAAAGTTTGAAAATACAtaagagaattcacactggagagaaaccgtacattTGTTCACTGTGCAATAATAGATTCAATCAGTTTGCACATATGAAAACACATGCGagagttcacactggagagaaaccgtacaagtgttcacactgtgataAGAGATTCAGTGATTCAGGAAATCTGAGACAGCACGAgaagattcacactggagagaaaccttacaagtgttcacactgcgacacaAGATTCAGACAGTTAGGAGGCCTGAAAACACAcgagaggatccacactggagagaaaacacacaaatgtgatcagtgtggaaaaacatttttaagggcTTCGCAGCTGAAGAGCCACCTTAGAGTTCATACAAAGAAGAAGCTTTATCCATGCTCTGTTTGTGGAAAAAATTTTACACGTCAAGAAAGTTTAAGAAatcatcagaagatccacaccggTGTGGGAGAGTACAGGTGCTTTGAGTGTAACAAGAGCTTTTGTAGGGCTGAAAATTTGAAAATACATGCGagggttcacactggagagaaaccgtacaagtgttcacactgtgataAGAAATTTAGTGATTCAGGAAATCTGAGACGGCACGAgaagattcacactggagagaaaccttacaagtgttcacactgcgacacaAGATTCAGACAGTTAGGAggcctgaaaacacatgagaggactcacactggagagaaaccttaa
- the zgc:173517 gene encoding uncharacterized protein LOC798270 (The RefSeq protein has 2 substitutions compared to this genomic sequence), whose product MEDTHRHEKMSEKTDSLKRKDKERVTCTQCGKSLTNKQSLKSHMRIHTGEKPFTCTQCGKTFLRASHLKSHLRVHTKEKPYPCSVCGKSFKHQRSLRNHQKIHTGVREYKCFECEKTFCTAESLKIHKRIHTGEKPYICSLCNNRFNQFAHMKTHARVHTGEKPYKCSHCDKRFSDSGNLRQHEKIHTGEKPYKCSHCDTRFRQLGGLKTHERIHTGEKTHKCDQCGKTFLRASQLKSHLRVHTKKKLYPCSVCGKNFTRQESLRNHQKIHTGVGEYRCFECNKTFCRAENLKIHARVHTGEKPYKCSHCDKKFSDSGNLRRHEKIHTGEKPYKCSHCDTRFRQLGGLKTHERTHTGEKP is encoded by the coding sequence ATGGAGGACACACACCGTCATGAGAAAATGAGTGAAAAAACTGACTCACTGAAGAGAAAAGACAAAGAACgtgtcacctgcactcagtgtggaaagagtctaaCGAACAAACAAAGTCTCAAGagtcacatgaggatccacactggagagaaaccattcacatgcactcagtgtggaaaaacatttttaagggcTTCGCACCTGAAGAGCCACCTTAGAGTTCATACAAAGGAGAAGCCTTATCCATGCTCTgtttgtggaaagagtttcaaacATCAACGTAGTTTAAGAAatcatcagaagatccacaccggTGTGGGAGAGTAcaagtgctttgagtgtgagaagacctTTTGTACAGCTGAAAGTTTGAAAATACAtaagagaattcacactggagagaaaccgtacattTGTTCACTGTGCAATAATAGATTCAATCAGTTTGCACATATGAAAACACATGCGagagttcacactggagagaaaccgtacaagtgttcacactgtgataAGAGATTCAGTGATTCAGGAAATCTGAGACAGCACGAgaagattcacactggagagaaaccttacaagtgttcacactgcgacacaAGATTCAGACAGTTAGGAGGCCTGAAAACACAcgagaggatccacactggagagaaaacacacaaatgtgatcagtgtggaaaaacatttttaagggcTTCGCAGCTGAAGAGCCACCTTAGAGTTCATACAAAGAAGAAGCTTTATCCATGCTCTGTTTGTGGAAAAAATTTTACACGTCAAGAAAGTTTAAGAAatcatcagaagatccacaccggTGTGGGAGAGTACAGGTGCTTTGAGTGTAACAAGAGCTTTTGTAGGGCTGAAAATTTGAAAATACATGCGagggttcacactggagagaaaccgtacaagtgttcacactgtgataAGAAATTTAGTGATTCAGGAAATCTGAGACGGCACGAgaagattcacactggagagaaaccttacaagtgttcacactgcgacacaAGATTCAGACAGTTAGGAggcctgaaaacacatgagaggactcacactggagagaaaccttaa
- the zgc:136308 gene encoding uncharacterized protein LOC692274: protein MEDTHRHEKMSEKTDSLKRKDKERVTCTQCGKSLANKRSLGKHMRIHTGKKPCTCTQCGKSLANKQSLGCHMRVHTREKPFTCSQCGKSFGHLSNLISHMLIHNGDKTHKCDQCGKTFLRGSDLKSHLRVHTKERPYPCSVCEKSFRHQVSLRNHQKTHTGVGEYRCLECKKTFITAENLKIHERIHTGEKPYICSLCNKRFSQFAQMKSHERVHTGEKPYKCSHCDKRVSDLGNLRKHERIHTGEKPYMCSHCDTRFSDLGTLKRHKRIHTGEKPYKCSHCDRRFRQLGNLQTHERIHTRKKLYVHTESSESIKVGESQ, encoded by the coding sequence ATGGAGGACACACACCGTCATGAGAAAATGAGTGAAAAAACTGACTCACTGAAGAGAAAAGACAAAGAACgtgtcacctgcactcagtgtggaaagagtcttgCAAACAAAAGGAGTCTCGggaaacacatgaggatccacactggaaagaaaccatgcacatgcactcagtgtgggaagagtctGGCAAACAAACAGAGTCTCGGGTGTCACATGAGGGTCCACACCAGAGAGAAACCGTTCACTtgttctcagtgtgggaagagtttcggACACTTATCAAACCTTATTAGTCACATGCTGATCCACAATGGAGataaaacacacaaatgtgatcAGTGTGGGAAAACATTTTTGAGGGGTTCAGACCTGAAGAGCCACCTTAGAGTTCACACAAAGGAGAGGCCTTATCCATGCTCTGTGTGTGAAAAGAGTTTCAGACATCAAGTTAGTTTAAGAAATCATCAGAAGACCCACACCGGTGTGGGAGAGTACAGGTGCTTGGAGTGTAAGAAGACCTTCATTACGGCTGAAAATTTGAAAATACAtgagagaattcacactggagagaaaccttacattTGTTCACTGTGCAATAAGAGATTCAGTCAGTTTGCACAAATGAAATCACATGAGagggttcacactggagagaaaccgtacaagtgttcacactgcgacaagcgAGTCAGTGATTTAGGAAATCTGAGAaaacatgagaggattcacactggagagaaaccttacatgtgttcacactgcgacacgAGATTCAGTGATTTAGGAACTCTGAAAAGACacaagaggattcacactggagagaaaccttacaagtgttcacactgtgacagGAGATTCAGACAGTTAGGAAACCTGcaaacacatgagaggattcataCCAGAAAGAaactgtacgttcacaccgaaagcagcgagagcatcaaagtaggCGAAagtcaatga